From the genome of Monomorium pharaonis isolate MP-MQ-018 chromosome 2, ASM1337386v2, whole genome shotgun sequence, one region includes:
- the LOC118644379 gene encoding uncharacterized protein LOC118644379: MPDELNFGIQAYKDMKELNFHLFNLSSVNIHYKMTYSHCNWLHIGNLERDVKIHPVADTVLAGEDKVITVFITPTTPGYYEFFVQYFVRIRSDTNTLIPKQIARNICKVRCLCILPTLKVTDLQYCGSYPNISKVFLWKLMKVNEYIKFYSIIL, encoded by the exons ATGCCGGATGAATTAAATTTCGGAATTCAGGCTTACAAAGAtatgaaagaattaaattttcactTGTTTAACTTGAGTTCCGTAAACATTCATTATAAAATGACATATAGTCATTGCAATTGGCTACATATCGGGAATCTAGAGCGTGATGTAAAAATACATCCAGTTGCGGACACTGTTCTTGCCGGAGAAGATAAAGTCATTACAGTTTTTATCACACCTACTACGCCAGGTTATTATGAGTTTTTTGTGCAATATTTTGTGAGGATAAGGTCTGATACAAATACATTGATTCCGAAACAGATAGCAAGGAATATCTGTAAAGTGCGTTGCTTATGTATATTGCCTACTCTAAAG gtGACAGATTTGCAATATTGCGGATCCTATCCAAACATAAGTAAAGTTTTTCTTTGGAAACTGATGAAAGTGAATgagtacataaaattttattcaattattttataa